A stretch of the Marivirga tractuosa DSM 4126 genome encodes the following:
- a CDS encoding CHAT domain-containing protein, with translation MKKLTLLLLVGLFYSIANISAQNHNSDLFSNMKTAFDAEDYEKIINHKVKIIQQANQRTDSISAELLYFLGDAYLAFDSLDNALAVMQKELDLRKKLPKIDPVMIADIHFNLGYYLQFVNDFQKSKQNFSEASDLYKKHLGTASAAYVESEIELAKTHGFLGEHRISMDILEGLLEIDFVNEQYQHVVNKELGMAYFDIGYYSNAEEILKKNLKFIEEHFGKESIAYAEALVTLAIPYYYRSQYSEAELLYTQALDIISKISDNQLLRTKTKNNLALLYWKIGLYDESIDLFRQIISDKETLDNAIAYNNYAQNLAATGQEDSALYYISNSLRIIENELGKNSELYVRHLKEKAQILNHVNDLTGYKKLMGESFDASQSILEKSNPEYSKYELNWGIANFRVNNLKKAEKHIKKAHDLRSEYLSKNHPLYAESSKELAELTWFQDNPKKAKNYFNETFANYFAQIEAYFPALSEQQKANFYTNTLRSTFEEYNSFAIAYKDKDPSLLGDMYNYQLATKGIIMYATAKARKNIFNSDDEDLKNKYQSWINTKELIAQLYSMSEEEIAQQEMQLDSLISTSKDLEKELSRASSDFEEAFVAKDYTWKDVQNELKENEAAIEMIRFRKFKPDSSGIFQHQINYAALLIDKNSKQPKLILLENGLELENKYIKNYKNSIKYKVKDQYSYEFYWKPIADNTNKYNKIYLSPDGIYNQISINALYNSKTDKYVLEEQNIQLVTNTKDLIAFNKRKNSNLASAPSLFGFPNYNKGITESKEKNDNVAEKIVENASLNRGLRGNLQRYIRGNSLVTSLPGTKEEVNKINELYGENASTKPNTYLENEADETQLKSVKNPKVLHIATHGFFLEDNEASTSESEVDKYSQNPLLKSGLIMAGANSFITSGINETNQQDGILTAYEAMNLNLNNTELVVLSACETGLGELKNGEGVYGLRRAFQVAGADAIIMSLWSVDDEATQELMTNFYQNWIGGKDKLTAFNDAQKTIKEKYESPFYWGAFVMVGE, from the coding sequence ATGAAAAAATTAACTTTACTACTTTTGGTTGGTCTATTCTACTCCATCGCAAATATATCAGCCCAAAATCATAATTCAGACCTTTTCAGCAATATGAAAACTGCCTTTGATGCAGAAGATTATGAAAAGATTATAAATCACAAAGTTAAAATTATTCAACAAGCAAATCAAAGAACAGATTCAATCTCTGCTGAATTACTTTATTTTTTAGGGGATGCTTATTTAGCTTTTGATAGTTTAGATAATGCTTTGGCAGTCATGCAAAAAGAACTAGATCTACGGAAAAAACTCCCAAAGATCGACCCTGTAATGATTGCCGACATCCATTTTAACTTAGGCTACTACTTACAATTTGTCAACGATTTTCAAAAATCAAAACAAAATTTTTCTGAAGCTTCCGATCTATATAAAAAGCACCTAGGTACTGCCAGTGCTGCATATGTTGAAAGCGAAATAGAACTAGCTAAAACTCATGGATTTTTGGGTGAGCACAGAATATCAATGGATATTCTGGAGGGATTATTAGAGATTGATTTTGTCAATGAACAATACCAACATGTCGTAAACAAAGAACTTGGAATGGCTTACTTTGATATAGGCTACTATTCTAATGCCGAAGAAATACTTAAAAAGAATCTAAAGTTCATTGAAGAACATTTCGGAAAAGAAAGTATTGCCTATGCGGAAGCCCTAGTAACTTTAGCAATTCCATATTATTACCGTTCTCAATATTCTGAAGCAGAATTACTTTATACACAAGCATTAGATATTATTTCTAAAATATCGGACAATCAATTATTAAGAACAAAAACTAAAAACAATTTAGCACTGCTATATTGGAAAATAGGCTTATATGATGAATCCATAGATTTATTTAGACAGATTATCTCGGATAAAGAAACCTTGGACAATGCAATAGCCTACAATAATTATGCTCAGAATCTTGCAGCTACTGGTCAAGAAGATTCAGCACTATACTACATCAGCAACTCTTTGAGAATAATTGAAAATGAATTAGGGAAAAACAGCGAACTCTATGTACGCCATTTGAAAGAGAAAGCACAAATTCTAAATCATGTTAATGACTTGACTGGCTACAAAAAGTTAATGGGAGAGAGCTTTGATGCCTCACAGTCGATTTTAGAAAAAAGCAACCCAGAATATTCTAAATATGAACTTAATTGGGGGATTGCAAATTTCAGAGTAAACAATCTTAAAAAAGCTGAAAAACATATTAAAAAAGCTCATGATTTGCGATCAGAATATTTAAGTAAAAACCACCCTCTTTATGCAGAAAGCAGCAAAGAGTTAGCTGAGCTTACTTGGTTTCAAGACAATCCCAAAAAAGCTAAAAACTATTTCAATGAAACTTTTGCTAATTATTTTGCGCAGATTGAGGCCTATTTCCCAGCTTTAAGCGAGCAGCAAAAAGCAAATTTTTACACCAACACTTTACGATCAACCTTTGAAGAATACAATTCATTCGCTATTGCCTATAAAGACAAAGACCCTTCTTTATTGGGCGATATGTATAACTATCAATTAGCCACAAAGGGCATAATTATGTATGCGACCGCTAAAGCTCGAAAAAATATTTTTAATAGTGATGATGAAGACCTTAAAAATAAGTATCAAAGCTGGATCAATACAAAGGAGCTTATCGCCCAACTCTACTCCATGTCCGAAGAAGAAATTGCTCAGCAAGAAATGCAGTTGGATTCACTGATTTCTACCTCAAAAGATTTGGAAAAGGAATTAAGCAGAGCCTCGTCCGATTTTGAGGAAGCTTTTGTTGCAAAAGATTACACTTGGAAAGACGTTCAAAATGAATTAAAAGAAAATGAAGCTGCAATTGAAATGATTAGGTTTAGAAAATTCAAACCTGACAGTAGTGGAATTTTTCAACATCAAATTAATTATGCCGCATTACTAATTGATAAAAATTCAAAACAGCCAAAACTCATATTATTAGAAAATGGGCTGGAATTAGAAAACAAATACATTAAGAACTACAAAAACTCAATCAAATATAAAGTCAAAGATCAATACAGTTACGAGTTCTATTGGAAACCTATAGCAGACAATACAAATAAGTACAATAAAATATATCTATCACCTGATGGCATATACAATCAAATTAGTATTAATGCCTTATATAACTCCAAAACAGATAAATATGTATTGGAGGAGCAAAACATCCAATTGGTAACCAATACAAAAGATCTAATCGCCTTCAATAAAAGGAAAAATTCTAATCTAGCTTCTGCACCTAGTCTTTTTGGGTTCCCTAATTACAATAAGGGGATAACGGAATCAAAAGAGAAAAACGATAATGTTGCCGAAAAAATTGTGGAAAACGCAAGTCTTAACAGAGGTCTACGAGGTAATCTACAACGTTATATCAGAGGTAATTCTTTAGTGACTTCATTACCTGGCACGAAAGAAGAGGTAAACAAAATCAATGAACTCTATGGTGAAAATGCCTCAACTAAACCTAATACTTATTTAGAAAACGAAGCAGATGAAACCCAGTTAAAAAGCGTAAAAAATCCTAAAGTGTTGCATATTGCCACGCATGGATTCTTCCTTGAAGATAACGAAGCAAGCACTAGTGAATCTGAAGTTGATAAATATTCCCAAAACCCACTTCTTAAATCTGGTTTAATAATGGCAGGTGCAAATTCATTTATCACTTCTGGAATTAATGAAACCAACCAGCAAGACGGAATTTTAACAGCATATGAAGCCATGAACCTCAATTTAAATAACACCGAATTGGTAGTACTTTCAGCTTGTGAAACTGGTTTGGGAGAATTAAAAAATGGTGAAGGTGTTTATGGATTAAGAAGGGCATTTCAGGTTGCTGGCGCAGATGCTATAATAATGAGTTTATGGTCTGTTGATGATGAAGCTACTCAAGAACTAATGACTAATTTCTATCAAAACTGGATTGGCGGAAAAGATAAATTAACTGCATTTAATGACGCTCAAAAAACCATAAAAGAGAAATATGAATCACCATTTTATTGGGGAGCATTTGTAATGGTCGGAGAATAA
- a CDS encoding T9SS type A sorting domain-containing protein codes for MRYSVLVLLMSFVVSVNSGLAQCQVGESEVIIEIDGSAGQYNSEIFWRLFNDDTEVLVSETVDGFLGSGATERDTLCLQDGVNYRFEAYDTFGDGWNDAIYTIFYDDGFIINSGMPNNGGETSSNADLEESYSFTSGDRPGDDCSSPKEISVGETVNVSTELYSNSYVLDPLFDSGNEAIFSFTPLISEQYAITFADVLSLDRGSLQLFDDCYDNTPTRIAFDSTGIDNNLMEVYENLTAGNTYYIVISNNSADTGIDFIEGNLNVSYSGSPTNISCASAFSLTVDGDSLYSRTAQVSPLTTPLFNMQTQDGEIYTADGDSLFYDFTLATQESILVELGDYDLYNSAFVELEKMENCGEEPELVYRRAAFADIKKFFAYNDLAAGTYRLKIFPPAFYEDEFYVSVKTQSSQTTVGNQNCETALALDVYGYGESTASSSITSIPYFNNTNSGIGIPCSQDSIFTAGTGDVWVKAQVPTSGDLVIETFGEYYDISASADQALETRFSVYTGLCGSITEFYCSDKVEAHQKDTIRGLPQGEEVFIRLWDRNGDNSGLMNVRLIEPEPLPFPETDITMFTDSLHVSFTNISGDAEFFYDVKISADSFQTFLPGYNPATISSYQGQFGVTGLAPATTYYFQIFSTDGNRTNSDTTIFEVETEPFFINTIANGNWSNPNIWAGGSVPAQDSAVNIYHQVNINPGESFDVKGVNVAGGFEEETNVGLWIVNGNLNVDRDVRVGHLSSLNTDSVGVFMFTNGTDSSNLNVGRNMIFELSEINNGEPIRFLAVNDGNSLQINVANEFSFRHSVSDSLELYDKPNIDFRSVDLTVGGNFFLYNDNFNSSQPFNAVFQDSRITADVFELNALENTNGNFQVNFTGTTEFNLAFDFRRIGNGGKIKFTDQSSLQFNGLGYQEIAGAGDSQDSIIYNNLIVDITNDPNSDRDHPVLEIRPSNGESISKVLIEGQLNLINGLIQAENDVFTLGYDEVVFGQNASVVGVNQNSYVNGVASKIGNTPFTYPVGQDAGLRQIRILNNDEFQVSDLVRVFPVNNFCGLTDSLLTNSSLARDRTKEYWEITSILSSNNMTATFEPIIANANAEGITDLSSLELIDFSNGSSLGNGLITDSSFQTAIEYELVIADTARLGLASNLEAENPFYFQRKIASLSSYSAAEGENLTINYSGPFASPTDKVYIGGKLANNVSNTDSSITVTVPSGSKSGDIEIVYEDEKILYGQSSFTLNYNTPLTLIPNNYSNLIALENINGTVTLGQTKMQLGLINGDNNYDAMIVSQDYQPVTVINNLAGTASKEEFDLITEGLTINPTDFKLDLAQITGSLGYGAFFEFEYNSENGIIYFANDGNGNFSPAGDGNVDSETKYNDYLVFDIDYDGFSDAMLSAVDLSSSTSILSGESSGVNDCSPYVKTALPFLQPDGKEMNQIIRGDFIGNNNTSIAYLIDGESMMGLIDIYNLDTANYYSNNSRSGGQIYEIDKISLSNDGISQIVASNQSTNEIEIYSFNSATELFEISTVSLSFRPAKMDSEDINGDGFQDLIVSDQDSTALHVLLNDGGGQLTEELSLSYTGGIIVDFDVVDLNADGVKDFLILQEGGQLSVAYYELNQPMTAPIISASSISTSGFDLSWDSVEFAAEYEIFVSTENDTISSLASDSLFILSDTALTFEAPVPFETYYVFGRAISAAGDTSNYSNSLTIELLELAAPEPSSSNASSTQFDVSWSAIQGADEYQVYVGLDSVNSVLNENDSVFVVSDTSVTYKAPEYSELYYYYVRSISNSSDTSAFSDLNAVKLPVSAYLQQDSLAMVALYETNGGANWINNQNWMTGKLNTWEGLVMNADSLFAINLPSNQLEGVLASDLNNLNFIKDIDISDNNLTDVSALIAQASGLNALNLSGNSLSFEQLEGLSSVPDFIYSNQDFKYDLPAIVFENLGTDISISVEANSLDNAFQWYKDSVQMVGETVSILNLTNAQRSDEGLYYVEINNAVLPELTLVSKISEVKISSLERDVAALRQFYDSTNGAGWSTIIWDTTSEDPTAWSANGQDIIVENNRVVEVNLPENNLTGSIPAVLNDVRGLRSIDLSGNAIESATDLTALPNLTQLLLSGNALGMDDLERNISIEGFEFSNQANFGNEQDQKIPQGSDFNLGFDISGSANIYQWFRNDELVSNADSSAILIDSITFESMGEYRLEVSNEIINAVNPDFRLNSNPVQIIATSSISGSVQDANEFATESGRVYLFSVSAEKSYDSVRLENGSFFQNVQGDGSFEFQNIELGDYVIFVDNDENNYPDLLNTYYPNTIDWELAEIVELRSDIIDNLITMEGEPQELTGTSVLSGYLEEEYEEGERVLPRRRVSGAGVSVRTLSASTREISLYEAILNGELVAYIETDDNGEFAIPKLPAGNYTIKFDIPGVPMNTQSDINFNFTGEDQEALEIAAVSDNGQISVSRVKYTANRAELIKNVTVYPNPSNGQFYINGTESISNIKIINSEGRLIEELSDFNSYAQEVEVNLSNYPNGMYFMQIIWEDGFHSMNKLIKE; via the coding sequence ATGAGATATAGTGTACTAGTACTATTAATGAGTTTTGTGGTCTCAGTTAATAGTGGTTTGGCTCAATGTCAGGTTGGAGAATCAGAGGTGATAATAGAGATAGATGGGTCTGCAGGTCAATATAATAGTGAGATTTTTTGGAGACTATTTAATGATGATACAGAAGTCTTAGTATCCGAAACAGTTGATGGATTTTTAGGGAGTGGGGCCACAGAAAGAGATACGCTTTGTTTACAAGATGGAGTGAATTATCGTTTTGAGGCATATGATACATTTGGCGATGGATGGAATGATGCTATTTATACAATTTTTTATGATGATGGTTTTATTATCAATAGTGGAATGCCAAATAATGGAGGTGAAACAAGTTCAAATGCTGATTTGGAAGAGTCCTATTCTTTTACCTCTGGAGATAGACCTGGTGATGATTGCAGTTCGCCAAAAGAAATATCAGTGGGTGAAACCGTAAATGTCAGCACGGAACTTTACAGTAATTCCTATGTTTTAGATCCCTTATTTGATTCAGGAAATGAGGCAATATTTAGTTTTACTCCCCTAATCAGTGAACAATATGCTATTACATTTGCAGATGTTCTTAGTTTAGATAGAGGTTCCTTACAATTATTTGATGATTGTTATGATAACACCCCAACTCGTATTGCATTTGACAGCACCGGTATTGATAATAACTTAATGGAGGTTTATGAGAATTTAACAGCTGGTAATACCTATTACATAGTAATTTCAAATAATTCTGCGGATACTGGAATCGATTTTATTGAAGGTAATTTAAATGTGTCTTATTCTGGTAGTCCAACTAATATTAGTTGTGCAAGTGCATTTTCCCTCACGGTAGATGGCGATTCTTTATATAGTAGAACAGCACAAGTGTCTCCTTTAACGACCCCATTATTTAATATGCAAACTCAAGATGGCGAAATTTATACAGCGGATGGGGATAGTTTGTTTTACGATTTCACTTTAGCAACTCAAGAATCCATACTAGTTGAATTGGGGGATTATGATTTATATAATTCTGCTTTTGTTGAATTGGAAAAAATGGAAAATTGTGGTGAGGAACCAGAGCTTGTGTACAGAAGGGCGGCTTTTGCGGATATCAAGAAGTTTTTTGCCTATAATGATTTAGCAGCAGGCACTTATCGCTTAAAGATATTTCCACCTGCATTTTATGAAGATGAATTTTATGTTTCAGTTAAAACACAGAGTAGCCAAACGACAGTAGGAAATCAAAATTGCGAAACTGCGTTGGCACTTGATGTTTACGGTTATGGTGAAAGTACTGCCTCATCTTCAATCACCTCTATTCCATATTTTAATAATACTAATTCAGGAATCGGCATCCCTTGTTCCCAAGATTCTATTTTTACTGCAGGAACAGGAGATGTTTGGGTTAAGGCGCAAGTTCCTACAAGTGGAGATTTAGTAATTGAGACTTTTGGAGAGTATTATGATATTTCAGCCTCAGCAGATCAAGCCTTGGAAACACGGTTTTCTGTTTATACGGGCTTATGCGGAAGCATTACAGAGTTTTATTGTAGTGATAAGGTAGAAGCACATCAGAAAGATACTATTAGAGGATTACCACAAGGAGAAGAAGTTTTTATTAGGTTATGGGACAGGAATGGAGATAACAGTGGCTTGATGAACGTTAGGTTGATAGAGCCTGAGCCGTTGCCATTTCCAGAAACTGATATCACCATGTTCACAGATTCTCTTCATGTTAGTTTTACAAACATCTCAGGAGATGCTGAATTTTTTTATGATGTTAAGATTTCTGCAGATAGCTTTCAAACTTTTTTACCTGGCTATAATCCAGCAACCATCAGTTCTTATCAAGGTCAGTTTGGTGTCACAGGCTTAGCTCCCGCCACAACCTATTATTTCCAGATTTTTAGTACAGATGGAAACCGAACAAATAGTGATACTACGATTTTCGAAGTGGAAACAGAGCCATTTTTTATTAACACAATTGCAAATGGTAACTGGTCTAATCCTAATATTTGGGCAGGTGGCAGTGTGCCAGCACAAGATTCAGCAGTAAATATTTATCACCAAGTAAACATAAATCCAGGAGAAAGTTTTGATGTTAAAGGAGTAAATGTTGCAGGTGGTTTTGAGGAGGAGACGAATGTTGGTCTGTGGATAGTAAATGGTAATTTGAATGTTGATAGAGATGTTAGGGTAGGACATCTTTCAAGTTTGAATACAGATTCAGTTGGTGTGTTTATGTTTACAAATGGGACAGATTCATCTAATCTGAATGTGGGAAGAAATATGATTTTTGAGTTGTCAGAAATTAACAATGGTGAACCTATTAGGTTTTTAGCAGTAAATGATGGGAATTCTCTACAAATCAATGTCGCTAATGAGTTTTCTTTCAGGCATTCTGTATCTGATAGTCTAGAATTATACGATAAGCCAAATATTGATTTCAGATCTGTAGATCTAACTGTGGGCGGTAATTTTTTCTTGTACAATGATAATTTTAACAGTTCACAGCCTTTTAATGCAGTATTTCAAGACTCCAGAATTACTGCTGATGTATTTGAATTAAATGCACTAGAAAATACTAATGGAAATTTTCAGGTTAACTTTACTGGTACTACCGAATTTAATCTGGCGTTTGATTTCAGAAGGATTGGAAATGGCGGTAAAATCAAATTCACAGATCAATCATCATTGCAATTTAATGGATTGGGCTACCAAGAAATAGCAGGGGCTGGAGATTCTCAAGATTCTATCATTTATAATAATTTAATCGTAGATATAACTAATGACCCTAATTCCGACCGTGATCACCCTGTTTTAGAAATAAGACCCTCGAATGGAGAATCCATTTCAAAGGTATTAATTGAAGGTCAGTTGAACTTGATTAATGGTTTGATTCAGGCAGAAAATGATGTTTTTACTTTAGGGTATGATGAAGTAGTCTTTGGACAAAATGCATCTGTAGTAGGTGTAAATCAAAATTCTTACGTTAATGGTGTGGCTAGCAAGATTGGGAATACACCTTTTACCTATCCTGTTGGACAGGATGCAGGATTGAGACAGATTCGCATTTTAAACAATGATGAATTTCAAGTTTCTGATTTGGTAAGAGTATTTCCTGTAAATAACTTCTGTGGTCTTACTGATTCCCTTTTAACAAATTCATCTCTTGCTAGAGATCGTACTAAAGAGTATTGGGAGATTACGTCAATTTTATCTAGTAATAATATGACGGCTACTTTTGAACCTATTATAGCTAATGCTAATGCTGAAGGAATTACAGATTTAAGCAGTTTAGAACTTATTGACTTCTCAAATGGTAGCTCATTAGGCAATGGGTTAATTACCGATTCTTCATTTCAAACGGCAATAGAATATGAACTTGTAATAGCTGATACTGCAAGATTGGGCCTAGCATCAAATTTAGAAGCAGAAAATCCGTTTTACTTTCAGAGAAAAATAGCAAGTTTATCTTCATACTCGGCCGCTGAAGGAGAAAATCTTACCATTAATTATTCAGGACCTTTTGCATCTCCTACCGATAAAGTCTACATAGGTGGGAAACTAGCTAATAATGTAAGTAATACAGATAGTTCAATTACGGTTACTGTTCCATCAGGCTCAAAATCTGGTGATATTGAAATAGTATATGAGGATGAAAAAATTCTATATGGTCAGAGTTCTTTTACCTTGAATTACAATACCCCATTGACTTTAATACCTAATAATTATAGCAATTTAATAGCACTAGAGAATATCAATGGTACTGTGACATTGGGGCAAACTAAAATGCAACTTGGATTGATTAATGGCGACAATAATTATGATGCTATGATTGTTAGTCAAGATTATCAACCAGTAACGGTTATTAATAATTTAGCAGGAACTGCTTCAAAAGAGGAATTTGATTTAATCACTGAAGGACTCACAATTAATCCAACTGATTTTAAGCTAGACTTAGCACAAATAACAGGTTCATTAGGATATGGGGCATTTTTTGAATTTGAATATAATTCTGAAAACGGGATCATCTATTTTGCCAATGATGGAAACGGAAATTTTAGTCCTGCTGGTGATGGTAATGTGGACAGCGAAACAAAATATAATGATTATTTAGTTTTCGACATTGATTATGATGGCTTTTCGGATGCTATGCTTAGTGCAGTCGATTTGAGTTCATCAACAAGTATTCTCAGTGGAGAAAGTTCTGGTGTCAATGATTGTAGTCCGTATGTAAAGACGGCTTTACCTTTCTTACAGCCTGATGGAAAGGAGATGAATCAAATTATCAGAGGGGATTTTATTGGTAATAACAATACTTCTATTGCCTATTTGATTGATGGTGAAAGCATGATGGGATTAATAGATATTTATAATTTAGATACAGCAAATTATTATAGCAATAATTCTAGATCCGGTGGGCAAATATATGAGATCGACAAAATTTCTCTCTCAAATGACGGAATTAGTCAAATTGTAGCTTCTAATCAATCAACAAATGAGATCGAAATTTATAGTTTCAACAGTGCAACTGAATTATTTGAAATAAGCACCGTGTCCCTAAGTTTTAGACCAGCAAAAATGGATTCGGAAGATATTAATGGTGATGGATTTCAAGATTTAATTGTTTCTGATCAGGATTCAACAGCCCTTCATGTGTTATTAAATGATGGTGGCGGTCAGTTAACTGAAGAATTATCCTTGTCGTATACAGGTGGTATCATTGTAGATTTTGATGTAGTAGATTTAAATGCAGACGGAGTCAAAGATTTTCTCATCTTGCAAGAAGGAGGTCAGCTTTCTGTAGCTTATTATGAACTCAACCAGCCAATGACTGCACCGATAATAAGTGCATCGAGTATCTCGACCTCTGGATTCGATTTATCTTGGGATAGTGTGGAATTTGCAGCTGAATATGAAATATTCGTGTCTACCGAAAACGATACAATTTCCTCCTTGGCTTCAGATTCATTATTCATTTTGAGTGACACAGCATTGACTTTTGAGGCACCAGTACCATTTGAAACTTATTATGTCTTTGGAAGAGCTATTTCTGCTGCAGGTGATACTTCAAATTATAGCAATTCACTAACTATTGAATTATTAGAATTAGCTGCCCCAGAACCTAGTAGCAGTAATGCTTCTTCAACACAATTTGATGTTTCTTGGTCAGCAATTCAAGGAGCAGATGAATATCAAGTTTATGTAGGATTGGATAGTGTAAATAGTGTTTTAAATGAAAACGATTCAGTTTTTGTTGTTTCTGATACCAGTGTGACTTATAAAGCACCAGAATATTCTGAGCTTTATTATTATTATGTTAGATCCATTTCAAATTCTTCGGATACTAGTGCTTTCAGTGATCTTAATGCTGTTAAATTGCCTGTCTCTGCTTACCTGCAGCAAGATTCCTTAGCTATGGTTGCTCTTTATGAAACCAATGGTGGTGCAAATTGGATCAATAATCAAAACTGGATGACTGGTAAATTGAATACATGGGAAGGTCTAGTAATGAATGCAGATTCATTATTTGCAATTAATTTACCATCTAATCAGTTGGAAGGAGTATTGGCAAGTGATCTTAATAATTTGAATTTTATTAAGGATATAGATATTTCTGACAATAATTTAACAGATGTATCAGCATTAATTGCTCAAGCCAGTGGTTTGAACGCTCTTAATTTGAGTGGTAATTCATTGAGTTTTGAACAATTGGAAGGATTGAGCTCAGTACCTGATTTCATTTATTCTAATCAAGATTTTAAATATGATTTACCTGCAATAGTATTTGAAAATTTGGGCACTGATATTTCGATTTCAGTTGAAGCAAATTCTCTTGACAACGCTTTTCAGTGGTACAAAGATTCAGTTCAGATGGTTGGAGAGACCGTTTCAATTCTTAATTTAACTAATGCGCAAAGATCAGATGAAGGCCTCTATTACGTTGAAATTAATAATGCCGTTTTGCCTGAATTAACTTTGGTTTCAAAGATTAGCGAAGTCAAAATCTCTTCCTTAGAAAGAGACGTTGCAGCCCTACGTCAATTTTATGATTCAACTAATGGAGCTGGATGGAGTACCATAATTTGGGATACTACATCAGAAGATCCAACTGCTTGGTCTGCTAATGGTCAGGATATAATTGTGGAGAATAATAGGGTAGTTGAGGTTAATTTACCAGAGAATAATTTGACGGGGTCAATTCCAGCTGTGCTCAATGATGTTAGGGGGTTAAGAAGTATTGATTTGTCGGGTAATGCTATTGAAAGCGCTACTGATTTGACTGCCTTACCTAATTTAACCCAATTGTTGCTAAGTGGAAATGCTTTAGGTATGGATGATTTGGAAAGAAACATTTCAATTGAGGGTTTTGAATTTAGTAATCAAGCAAATTTTGGAAATGAACAAGATCAAAAAATACCACAGGGTTCTGATTTTAATTTAGGTTTTGACATTTCAGGTTCTGCTAACATTTATCAGTGGTTTAGAAACGATGAATTAGTGAGCAATGCTGATTCAAGCGCAATACTTATTGATTCTATCACTTTTGAGAGCATGGGCGAATATAGGTTAGAAGTAAGCAATGAAATAATTAATGCCGTAAATCCAGATTTCAGACTGAATTCTAATCCAGTCCAAATAATTGCAACTTCTTCTATATCTGGTAGTGTCCAAGATGCTAATGAATTCGCGACTGAGAGTGGGCGAGTGTATTTATTCAGTGTGTCAGCCGAGAAATCCTACGATAGTGTCAGATTAGAAAATGGAAGTTTCTTTCAAAATGTTCAAGGTGATGGTAGTTTTGAATTTCAGAATATTGAATTAGGTGATTATGTGATTTTTGTTGATAATGATGAAAATAATTATCCAGATCTGTTAAATACCTACTATCCTAATACAATTGATTGGGAGCTTGCAGAAATTGTTGAATTGAGGTCGGATATCATAGATAATCTTATTACAATGGAGGGAGAACCTCAAGAATTGACAGGTACTTCTGTACTTAGCGGTTACCTAGAAGAAGAATATGAGGAAGGAGAAAGGGTTTTGCCTAGGAGAAGAGTTAGCGGTGCAGGAGTAAGTGTAAGGACTTTGTCAGCTTCCACACGTGAGATTTCACTTTATGAGGCAATTTTAAATGGTGAGCTTGTAGCATATATAGAAACTGATGACAACGGTGAATTTGCTATACCTAAGTTACCCGCAGGTAATTACACCATTAAGTTTGATATCCCTGGCGTCCCTATGAATACTCAATCAGATATTAATTTTAATTTCACGGGTGAAGATCAGGAAGCTCTTGAAATAGCCGCTGTTTCTGATAATGGTCAGATTTCTGTCAGCCGAGTTAAATACACTGCCAATAGAGCTGAGTTAATAAAAAATGTAACTGTATATCCTAATCCTTCCAATGGTCAATTTTATATAAATGGGACTGAATCCATTTCGAACATTAAAATAATTAATTCCGAAGGGAGATTGATTGAGGAATTGTCAGATTTTAATAGCTATGCTCAAGAAGTTGAAGTAAATCTTAGTAATTATCCAAACGGGATGTATTTTATGCAAATTATTTGGGAAGATGGTTTTCACAGCATGAATAAACTGATAAAAGAGTAA